Proteins from a genomic interval of Benincasa hispida cultivar B227 chromosome 7, ASM972705v1, whole genome shotgun sequence:
- the LOC120082081 gene encoding pectinesterase inhibitor-like, translated as MAEKHLVSFSFVFLAVAVFAGQAHGSTICDKSDYPALCRSAVKGASDPESALKAAIEHLISETNHAKESSQTVGNLKSLSVCKQNFKDAVDDLQKSLQHLKNYDLPSLKISLSGALTDYSTCDDAVVDNGDEKKALGVLSTDALLERLASNCLYLASLLRLK; from the coding sequence ATGGCTGAAAAGCATTTGGTTTCTTTCTCATTCGTCTTTCTCGCCGTCGCTGTCTTCGCCGGCCAAGCTCACGGATCCACCATCTGCGACAAATCTGATTACCCTGCACTCTGCCGGTCTGCCGTGAAAGGTGCCTCCGATCCGGAATCCGCCTTGAAGGCCGCCATCGAACACCTCATTTCCGAAACAAATCACGCGAAAGAATCGAGCCAGACGGTCGGCAATTTGAAATCTCTAAGCGTATGCAAACAGAACTTCAAGGACGCGGTTGACGATCTGCAGAAAAGTCTGCAGCATTTGAAGAACTACGATCTTCCGAGCCTGAAAATCAGCCTCTCCGGAGCATTGACTGACTACTCCACGTGCGACGATGCGGTGGTGGACAACGGCGACGAGAAGAAAGCTTTAGGCGTTCTGAGCACCGACGCTCTGCTGGAACGTTTGGCTAGCAATTGCTTGTACTTGGCTTCTTTGTTGAGGTTGAAGTAA